A genomic segment from Spinacia oleracea cultivar Varoflay chromosome 3, BTI_SOV_V1, whole genome shotgun sequence encodes:
- the LOC110796598 gene encoding uncharacterized protein, with translation MPGLAAAQRNDQLLSNASSSYFSLSNNKNGSISSSNGFWSKHRNDINYNQLQKFWSELSSQARQDLLRIDKQTLFEQARKNMYCSRCNGLLLEGFMQIVMYGKSLQHDGANGQVPCSRLGISKDQMHGGMCTTPICQDETQDPSVHPWGGLITTRDGALSLLDCYLYSKSLKGLQNVFDSARARERERELLYPDACGGGGRGWISQGIASYGRGHGTRETCALHTARLSCDTLVDFWSALGEETRHSLLRMKEEDFIERLMYRFDSKRFCRDCRRNVIREFKELKELKRMRRKPRCTSWFCVADTAFQYEVSKDTVLADWHQTFMDSIGTYHHFEWAVGSGEGKSDILEFENVGMNGSVEVNGLDLDGLNACYITLRAWKLDGRVSDLSVKAHALKGRPCVHCRLVVGGGYVTITRGESVRRFFEHAEEAEEEEDDDSMDKDGNDLDGECSRPQKHAKSPELAREFLLDAATVIFKEQVEKAFREGTARQNAHSIFVCLALKLLEERIHVACKEIITLEKQMKLLEEEEKEKREEEERKEKKRNKEREKKLRRKERLREKDKDKKCSQTSETPILEISEETLSPCINEEASNIIRDSVSENGDTNVSESASPGYFDESSSNDYTASDFLNNSLDGIDGELADVKEGNGSFTSDSFKGTRWKLKAHRDFLQESSVKRSDRWRSLDNEAVAHHSESRYYDDPSENCIKGVNYFSKQSRTSPVKFTAKSSGPRFSHKVQCSNIRMTDRSDLHSCGCNQQNDYKAKVEPHMCGTRFNRDSRPISKMESASDVAKPAHRINKSSQADYVRDNCGKTRSKISSYSSASGRDLPHTKKVWEPVEPQKRCPRSNSDSDVTLRSRGLKTEENESTSEVCTNEIIEKFTGNSQVDDNARQFRGERSSQNGIQTDALYHPKEIAEEENDSCLMTSCNLNRASDFSASSSSSDNCSSCLSEGDSNTPSSNHQNLESSSITDSEDSSEQSEGREISVCVNSLSDGHDAGKAKSQKIEQEATHLTQSSSFSYECVGNHYPWNSPTKNSTQNVENGKLVNGMAPVQQGLFPSIHNSNISFPVFQAPSPVGYYHQNSVPWSAASANGMMAYPHPNHYLLTSPISYGLNGDSHFCMPYSHVQHLASPFMNSHQIPVYQPVHTANIMNPKDQTSTPEVRDPSGESRRENVVSGQHPGDVPSKGVSDQLNLNQFNTKNTGFSLFQFGGPVATLPTYRSSVQSSDEQKAGDLTSCHVEGDHACSKEETTIEEYNLFASRNGMHFSIF, from the exons ATGCCAGGATTAGCTGCTGCACAAAGAAATGATCAATTGTTAAGCAATGCGAGTTCGTCGTATTTTTCTTTATCGAATAACAAGAATGGATCAATTTCTTCTTCCAATGGATTTTGGTCCAAACATCGGAATGATATTAACTACAATCAGCTCCAGAAG TTTTGGAGTGAGCTCTCTTCACAAGCTCGGCAGGATCTCTTGAGGATCGACAAACAAACTCTATTCGAGCAAGCTCGGAAAAACATGTACTGCTCCAGATGCAATGGGCTGTTGCTTGAAGGATTTATGCAGATTGTTATGTATGGGAAGTCGTTGCAGCACGATGGAGCAAATGGCCAGGTTCCTTGCAGTAGACTTGGGATCTCAAAAGATCAAATGCATGGTGGGATGTGCACAACGCCAATTTGCCAGGACGAAACTCAAGACCCCTCTGTCCACCCATGGGGAGGGTTAATCACCACTAGAGACGGGGCACTTTCTCTTTTAGATTGctatttatattcaaaatccCTTAAGGGGCTCCAAAAT GTTTTTGATAGTGCACGTGCAAGGGAGCGAGAACGTGAATTGCTTTACCCTGACGCTTGTGGAGGAGGTGGTCGGGGTTGGATAAGCCAAGGAATAGCAAGTTACGGGAGAGGACATGGGACTAGGGAAACATGTGCTCTGCATACTGCTAGACTCTCTTGTGACACATTGGTAGATTTTTGGTCAGCACTTGGAGAAGAAACGCGGCATTCTCTTTTGAGGATGAAAGAAGAGGATTTCATTGAAAGACTGATGTATCG GTTTGATAGCAAGAGGTTTTGTAGAGATTGCAGAAGAAATGTCATTCGTGAGTTTAAGGAACTGAAGGAATTAAAACGCATGCGGAGAAAACCTCGGTGCACGAGTTGGTTTTGTGTTGCAGATACTGCCTTCCAGTATGAG GTATCTAAGGACACAGTACTTGCTGATTGGCACCAAACATTCATGGACTCCATTGGAACTTATCATCACTTTGAATGGGCAGTAGGCTCAGGGGAAGGAAAGTCTGACATTTTGGAGTTTGAAAATGTTGGGATGAATGGAAGTGTTGAAGTAAACGGCCTAGATCTCGATGGTCTGAATGCCTGTTATATCACCTTGAGGGCATGGAAACTAGATGGCCGTGTTTCTGACTTATCTGTGAAAGCTCATGCATTAAAAGGAAGGCCATGTGTTCATTGCAGGCTTGTTGTTGGAGGTGGTTATGTAACCATCACTCGTGGGGAAAGTGTAAGAAGATTTTTTGAGCACGCTGAAGAAGCAGAAGAAGAGGAA GATGATGATTCCATGGACAAGGATGGAAATGATTTGGATGGTGAATGTTCTCGTCCTCAGAAGCATGCAAAGAGTCCTGAACTTGCACGGGAGTTTCTTCTTGATGCGGCAACTGTCATTTTCAAGGAACAG GTTGAAAAGGCTTTTAGGGAAGGTACTGCCCGCCAAAACGCACACAGCATTTTTGTCTGTCTCGCATTGAAACTGCTTGAGGAACGAATTCATGTTGCTTGCAAAGAAATTATAACACTGGAAAAGCAG ATGAAGCTTCTTGAAGAGGAAGAGAAGGAAAAGCGTGAAGAAGAAGAACGCAAGGAGAAGAAAAGAAACAAGGAAAGAGAGAAAAAACTTCGTAGAAAGGAGAGATTGAGAGAAAAAGATAAAGACAAAAAGTGTAGTCAAACTAGTGAAACTCCTATTCTCGAGATCTCGGAAGAAACTCTGTCACCATGCATTAACGAGGAAGCCTCTAATATCATTAGAGACTCAGTAAGTGAAAATGGTGATACTAATGTTTCCGAGTCTGCCTCTCCAGGATATTTTGATGAATCATCCTCGAATGACTATACTGCTTCTGATTTTCTAAACAATAGTTTGGATGGTATTGATGGAGAGCTAGCTGATGTCAAAGAAGGAAATGGTTCATTCACCAGTGATAGTTTCAAGGGCACACGTTGGAAATTGAAAGCTCACAGGGACTTCCTGCAAGAGTCATCTGTGAAACGGTCAGACAGATGGCGGAGTTTAGATAACGAGGCTGTGGCACATCATTCTGAGTCGAGATATTATGATGACCCTTCGGAAAATTGTATAAAGggtgttaattattttagtaagcAGTCCAGAACTAGTCCCGTGAAGTTCACTGCTAAAAGTAGTGGTCCGAGGTTTAGTCACAAGGTTCAGTGTTCGAACATCAGGATGACTGACAGGAGTGACCTGCATTCTTGTGGCTGTAATCAACAGAATGACTATAAGGCAAAGGTCGAGCCACACATGTGTGGAACTCGATTTAATCGGGACAGTAGACCTATTTCAAAGATGGAATCAGCATCTGATGTCGCTAAGCCAGCTCATCGAATCAACAAGTCTAGTCAAGCAGACTACGTGCGTGATAATTGTGGAAAAACTAGGAGTAAGATCTCAAGTTATAGTAGCGCTTCTGGCAGAGATTTACCTCATACCAAGAAAGTCTGGGAACCTGTAGAACCTCAGAAGAGGTGTCCGCGGAGTAATTCCGATTCAGATGTTACCTTGAGATCACGTGGGTTAAAGACAGAAGAAAATGAGTCTACATCAGAAGTTTGCACCAATGAAATAATAGAGAAATTTACAGGGAATTCTCAGGTGGATGATAATGCAAGGCAATTTAGAGGGGAGAGAAGCAGCCAGAATGGTATTCAAACAGATGCCTTGTACCACCCTAAAGAAATAGCTGAAGAGGAAaatgattcatgtttgatgactAGTTGTAACCTTAACCGGGCTTCTGATTTTTCTGCCAGCAGCTCAAGTTCTGATAACTGCTCATCTTGCCTAAGTGAGGGAGATAGCAATACACCATCCTCAAATCATCAAAATCTGGAGTCATCTTCTATAACAGATTCTGAAGATAGTAGTGAACAATCAGAAGGAAGAGAGATTTCAGTATGTGTTAATAGCTTATCTGATGGTCATGATGCTGGGAAAGCGAAAAGCCAAAAGATTGAACAAGAAGCTACCCACTTGACACAATCATCAAGTTTTTCGTATGAGTGTGTTGGTAATCATTATCCTTGGAACTCCCCAACAAAAAACTCCACACAGAATGTGGAAAACGGGAAGCTTGTTAATGGCATGGCACCAGTTCAACAAGGTTTGTTTCCATCAATCCACAATTCCAACATTTCCTTTCCTGTTTTCCAAGCTCCATCTCCTGTGGGTTACTACCATCAAAATTCAGTTCCTTGGTCAGCAGCTTCGGCTAATGGGATGATGGCATATCCCCATCCGAACCATTACCTCTTGACTAGCCCTATTAGTTATGGTCTGAATGGGGACTCACATTTCTGCATGCCATATAGTCATGTGCAACATCTAGCATCTCCTTTCATGAATAGTCATCAGATTCCTGTCTACCAGCCGGTTCATACAGCTAATATCATGAACCCAAAAGATCAAACCAGTACCCCTGAAGTACGAGATCCCTCAGGTGAATCGAGGAGAGAGAATGTTGTCAGTGGACAACATCCAGGAGATGTGCCTTCAAAGGGAGTCTCAGACCAACTAAACTTGAACCAATTCAATACAAAAAATACAGGCTTCTCCCTGTTCCAATTTGGTGGTCCTGTGGCTACTCTCCCAACCTATAGATCCAGTGTCCAGTCTTCAGATGAACAGAAAGCTGGTGACCTTACTTCCTGTCATGTCGAGGGTGATCATGCTTGCAGTAAGGAAGAAACTACTATTGAGGAATACAATTTGTTTGCCTCAAGGAATGGGATGCACTTTTCTATATTTTAG